From one Haloferax marinisediminis genomic stretch:
- a CDS encoding Lrp/AsnC family transcriptional regulator — MDLDATDRAILRLLMEDARTPFSEIARQIDMSSATVHDRVGRMEDAGVIQGYHAQVDPRKVGLGTSALVGFRVKQGREKEALQQLREIEGVQEINLTTGEWDVMLRVYAEDTDALRELMFDHIAELEGFSRSQTMVILGTEYDDPVLPIHDPEDDE; from the coding sequence ATGGACCTCGACGCGACGGACCGGGCTATCCTTCGCCTCCTGATGGAGGATGCGCGGACGCCGTTCAGTGAGATTGCGCGCCAAATCGATATGTCGAGTGCGACGGTTCACGACCGAGTGGGCCGGATGGAAGATGCAGGCGTCATCCAGGGCTACCACGCACAGGTCGACCCCCGAAAGGTCGGGTTGGGAACGTCGGCACTCGTCGGGTTTCGCGTCAAGCAGGGACGCGAAAAAGAGGCACTCCAGCAACTCCGCGAGATAGAGGGTGTCCAAGAGATCAACCTCACGACCGGTGAGTGGGACGTGATGCTTCGCGTGTACGCCGAAGACACCGACGCGCTCCGCGAACTCATGTTCGACCACATCGCAGAACTCGAAGGCTTCTCTCGCTCGCAGACGATGGTCATCCTCGGAACCGAGTACGACGACCCTGTCTTGCCGATTCACGACCCCGAAGACGACGAGTAA
- a CDS encoding inositol monophosphatase family protein yields MNELGARADRAQRAARDGGAVARRAFRTDISVETKGGKTDVVTEADRAAQRRVVERIRGAFPDDAIVGEEADALKAVPEDGESWVVDPIDGTNNFVRDIPVWATSVAAVIDGEPVAAANFLPALEDLYAADDEAAYRNGERISVSQRDDPETCTVCPTFWWNYDARDEYAAATRGIVSRFGDMRRYGSMQIALSYVADGALDGVITNKQANPWDSVAGAHLVRMAGGTVTDLDGNEWRHDSQGLVASNGHVHDAVLEAARETLNL; encoded by the coding sequence ATGAACGAACTCGGTGCCCGTGCGGACCGCGCACAGCGAGCAGCACGTGACGGTGGGGCAGTCGCTCGACGAGCCTTTCGCACTGACATCTCTGTGGAGACGAAAGGCGGAAAGACGGACGTCGTCACTGAGGCGGACCGCGCCGCACAGCGTCGCGTCGTCGAACGCATCCGTGGTGCCTTCCCGGACGATGCCATCGTCGGCGAAGAGGCGGACGCACTGAAGGCAGTCCCCGAGGACGGTGAGTCGTGGGTCGTCGACCCCATCGACGGGACCAACAACTTCGTCCGCGACATCCCCGTGTGGGCTACGTCGGTGGCGGCCGTCATCGACGGTGAGCCGGTCGCTGCCGCGAACTTCCTTCCAGCACTCGAAGACCTGTATGCTGCCGACGACGAAGCGGCCTACCGGAACGGTGAACGGATTTCCGTGAGCCAACGCGACGACCCCGAGACGTGTACCGTCTGTCCGACGTTCTGGTGGAACTACGACGCTCGCGACGAGTACGCCGCCGCGACGCGTGGCATCGTCTCTCGATTCGGCGACATGCGTCGGTACGGGAGCATGCAGATTGCACTCTCGTACGTCGCAGACGGCGCTCTCGACGGTGTCATCACGAACAAGCAGGCGAACCCGTGGGACTCGGTCGCCGGCGCACACCTCGTCCGGATGGCCGGGGGAACAGTCACCGACCTCGACGGGAACGAGTGGCGACACGACTCACAAGGACTCGTCGCGTCGAACGGTCACGTCCACGATGCCGTGCTCGAAGCGGCGCGTGAGACGCTGAACCTGTAA
- a CDS encoding urease accessory protein UreH domain-containing protein, with protein sequence MALASALVAGGVIGIRHALEADHLAAVATMVEDDGNPSLVGASWGVGHSIPIVVVGLLFVALGVRLPESVTHFFELAVGAILVVLGGRMLFRAADVPVPTLRDHNHGDREHRHLSLGDVALGTKHTHVHDESFAVGVFHGFAGSGALVIAMVSAAPGMGQAVAFLTAFSLLTVATMATVSTLWGRSMDIGGTRLLRAVAGVVGIVVGGLLLVEQVGVLV encoded by the coding sequence ATGGCACTCGCATCAGCGCTCGTGGCGGGCGGGGTCATCGGCATCCGGCACGCGCTGGAGGCCGACCACCTCGCCGCCGTCGCCACGATGGTCGAAGACGATGGCAATCCGAGTCTCGTCGGCGCATCGTGGGGCGTCGGGCACTCGATTCCAATCGTCGTCGTCGGCCTCCTGTTCGTCGCCCTCGGGGTTCGCCTGCCCGAGTCGGTGACGCACTTCTTCGAGCTCGCTGTCGGTGCGATACTCGTCGTCCTCGGGGGTCGGATGCTCTTTCGTGCCGCGGACGTGCCGGTTCCAACCCTCCGTGACCACAACCACGGTGACCGCGAACACCGACACCTCTCGCTCGGAGACGTTGCACTCGGGACGAAGCACACGCACGTTCACGACGAGTCGTTCGCAGTCGGCGTCTTCCACGGGTTCGCCGGAAGTGGGGCACTCGTCATCGCGATGGTCTCCGCTGCGCCGGGTATGGGACAGGCCGTTGCCTTCCTCACCGCGTTCAGTCTGTTGACGGTTGCGACGATGGCGACCGTCTCCACACTGTGGGGTCGGTCGATGGACATCGGTGGGACACGACTGTTGCGCGCTGTGGCGGGCGTCGTCGGCATCGTGGTGGGCGGACTCCTCCTCGTCGAGCAAGTTGGTGTTCTCGTCTAA
- a CDS encoding PrkA family serine protein kinase — protein sequence MTGEIETLADLSKHYRDSVPADLREAKSFEWYLEEVYADPKIARNAHQRVADMFDFYGTRYDEDAGVVEYLMASEDSLHDGENVFYGREVHESIHEFVNKVKSGARGLGPEKRIKLLLGPVGSGKSHFDWLSRRYFEDYTMRDDGRMYTFRWTNLGDVIRDQDPSDNVVQSPMNQDPIVLLPQEQRDIVIERLNENLDAPYTIRNDQALDPASEFFMDRLLAHYDDDLESVLENHIEVIRLVASENKRQCIETFEPKDKKNQDETELTGDVNYSKLAVYGESDPRAFDYAGAFCNANRGIFSGEELLKLQREFLYDFLHASQEQTIKPKNNPRIDIDQVIVGRTNMPEYREKKGDEKMEAFNDRTKRIDFPYVLEYEQEAEIYRKMLRNADVPDIHVEPHTLEMSGLFGVLTRIVEPDSDTITLVQKAKAYNGELDDGDDVDVRKLREEGEAKADIAEGMDGVSARFIGDEIAEAIMDATHRGRKYLSPLSSFTHLEENLENHGSIPEENLERYHRYLEMVREEYKERAIEDVRHALAYDIDEIRRQGEKYMDHVMAYIDDATVEDELTGRDQEPDEKFLRAVEEKLNIPEDRKDDFRQEVSNWVSRRAREGTSFNPQDNDRLRRALERKLWEDKKHNINFSALVSANELDDDERNAWVDALVDQGYSRDGAREVLEFAGAEVAKSELEG from the coding sequence ATGACCGGCGAAATTGAAACACTCGCAGACCTGAGCAAACACTACAGAGACTCGGTGCCCGCGGACCTCCGCGAGGCGAAGAGTTTCGAGTGGTATCTCGAAGAGGTCTACGCAGACCCGAAAATCGCTCGCAACGCCCACCAACGCGTGGCGGACATGTTCGACTTCTACGGCACCCGTTACGACGAAGATGCGGGTGTCGTGGAGTACCTCATGGCCTCCGAGGACTCGTTACACGACGGAGAGAACGTCTTCTACGGCCGCGAAGTCCACGAGTCGATACACGAGTTCGTCAACAAGGTGAAATCAGGGGCCCGCGGCCTCGGCCCCGAAAAACGCATCAAACTCCTCTTGGGCCCCGTCGGGTCCGGCAAGTCGCACTTCGATTGGCTCTCTCGACGCTACTTCGAGGACTACACGATGCGCGACGATGGCCGCATGTACACCTTCCGGTGGACGAACCTCGGTGACGTCATCCGCGACCAGGACCCCTCCGACAACGTGGTCCAGTCGCCGATGAATCAGGACCCAATCGTGTTACTCCCCCAAGAGCAACGCGACATCGTCATCGAACGACTGAACGAGAACCTCGACGCACCGTACACGATTCGGAACGACCAGGCGCTCGACCCCGCGTCTGAGTTCTTCATGGACCGACTGCTCGCTCACTACGACGACGACCTGGAGTCGGTCTTAGAGAACCACATCGAAGTCATCCGACTCGTCGCCTCCGAGAACAAGCGACAGTGCATCGAGACGTTCGAACCGAAAGACAAGAAGAACCAAGACGAGACCGAACTGACCGGCGACGTCAACTACTCGAAACTCGCGGTCTACGGCGAATCCGACCCGCGAGCGTTCGACTACGCCGGTGCGTTCTGTAACGCCAACCGCGGTATCTTCTCCGGCGAGGAACTGCTGAAACTCCAGCGCGAGTTCCTCTACGACTTCCTGCACGCATCGCAGGAACAGACCATCAAGCCGAAGAACAACCCCAGAATCGACATCGACCAGGTCATCGTCGGGCGGACGAACATGCCCGAATACCGGGAGAAGAAAGGCGACGAGAAGATGGAGGCGTTCAACGACCGGACGAAACGCATCGACTTCCCGTACGTCCTCGAGTACGAACAGGAAGCAGAAATCTACCGCAAGATGCTCCGGAACGCCGACGTTCCCGACATCCACGTCGAACCCCACACGCTGGAGATGTCCGGGCTGTTCGGTGTCCTCACCCGTATCGTCGAACCCGACTCGGACACCATCACGCTCGTCCAGAAGGCGAAAGCCTACAACGGCGAGTTAGACGATGGTGACGACGTCGACGTGCGGAAACTCCGCGAGGAAGGCGAAGCGAAAGCCGACATCGCAGAGGGAATGGACGGTGTCTCCGCTCGCTTCATCGGCGACGAGATTGCCGAGGCCATCATGGACGCGACCCACCGTGGCCGCAAGTACCTCTCGCCGCTTTCGTCCTTCACCCACCTCGAAGAGAACTTAGAGAACCACGGGTCGATTCCCGAGGAGAACCTCGAACGCTACCACCGCTACCTCGAGATGGTCCGCGAGGAGTACAAAGAACGCGCCATCGAGGACGTTCGCCACGCCCTCGCGTACGACATCGACGAGATTCGCCGACAGGGCGAGAAGTACATGGACCACGTCATGGCGTACATCGACGACGCGACGGTCGAAGACGAACTGACGGGCCGCGACCAAGAACCGGACGAGAAGTTCCTCCGCGCGGTCGAAGAGAAACTCAACATCCCCGAAGACCGCAAGGACGACTTCCGACAAGAAGTCTCCAACTGGGTCTCGCGGCGCGCCCGTGAGGGAACCTCGTTCAATCCGCAGGACAACGACCGACTCCGCCGCGCCCTCGAACGCAAACTCTGGGAAGACAAGAAACACAACATCAACTTCTCGGCGCTCGTGAGCGCGAACGAGCTCGACGACGACGAGCGAAACGCCTGGGTCGACGCACTGGTCGACCAGGGCTACTCGCGCGACGGAGCCCGGGAGGTGCTCGAGTTCGCCGGTGCGGAGGTGGCCAAGAGCGAACTCGAAGGCTGA
- a CDS encoding DUF309 domain-containing protein: protein MDEHTRDPSVAPPLGNPSGWNEEIRMWEHATLRRAVEHGIRLFNSGDFHESHDCFEDEWYNYGAGTTESAFLHGMVQVAAGAYKHFDFENDVGMRSLFETALQYLRGTPSDFYGVDVDDVRATLRAALDDPTTLHGWQITLDGQRATAYPADYEYAERLDH, encoded by the coding sequence ATGGACGAACACACCCGCGACCCGAGTGTCGCCCCGCCACTCGGGAACCCGTCTGGGTGGAACGAGGAGATACGGATGTGGGAACACGCGACGCTCCGGCGAGCAGTCGAACACGGTATTCGCTTGTTCAACTCGGGTGACTTTCACGAGAGTCACGACTGCTTCGAAGACGAGTGGTACAACTACGGCGCAGGCACGACCGAGAGCGCCTTCCTCCACGGAATGGTGCAGGTCGCCGCAGGCGCCTACAAGCACTTCGACTTCGAGAACGACGTCGGCATGCGTTCGCTCTTCGAAACCGCGCTCCAGTACCTCCGCGGCACTCCGAGCGACTTCTACGGCGTCGACGTCGACGACGTTCGAGCGACGCTTCGGGCGGCACTCGACGACCCGACGACACTCCACGGGTGGCAAATCACTCTCGACGGACAACGAGCGACTGCGTATCCTGCCGACTACGAGTACGCCGAACGATTGGACCACTAG
- a CDS encoding DUF5820 family protein: MTDLPDGWTLWNDEPEGRRILAYRPDVFNESSFPAECMPTIFVWNGSRAKRPGASQIRTDTWHAVLYMEPEIEIHVEAFDSREAAVDGATDIARRFSDGEFDYRSAYQLPRDDYFEKLDELTGREP; this comes from the coding sequence ATGACCGACCTGCCCGACGGGTGGACTCTCTGGAACGACGAACCGGAGGGACGGCGAATCCTCGCCTACCGTCCCGACGTGTTCAACGAGTCGTCGTTCCCGGCCGAGTGTATGCCCACGATATTCGTGTGGAACGGGTCGCGGGCGAAGCGCCCCGGCGCGTCACAGATACGCACCGACACGTGGCACGCCGTCCTCTACATGGAGCCAGAAATCGAGATACACGTCGAGGCGTTCGACTCACGGGAGGCGGCCGTCGACGGCGCGACCGACATCGCTCGCCGCTTCTCCGATGGCGAGTTCGACTACCGAAGTGCCTATCAACTCCCTCGCGACGACTACTTCGAGAAACTCGACGAGCTGACCGGGCGGGAGCCTTAA
- a CDS encoding HAD family hydrolase, with the protein MTTAVFFDLDLTLLQYTEDFETIFETAVPNPPEGAYDRYLSVLFESFDQLSTNPYREGFDAVVSEFEVDTDPETLVERHHEAELAATTVADSARRGLSTVASRYPTGILTNGAPAMQRAKLERHDLESIVDAVVVSNDPEVASRKPAAGIFEAAEAALPADEYVYVGDTYDEDIVGARRAGWDALHVGDDGPETDPARVESVEDAVAQLLD; encoded by the coding sequence ATGACGACTGCAGTCTTTTTCGACCTCGATTTGACGCTCCTCCAGTACACCGAGGACTTCGAGACGATCTTCGAAACTGCGGTACCGAACCCACCGGAGGGAGCGTACGACCGATATCTCTCCGTTCTCTTCGAATCGTTCGACCAGCTTTCGACGAACCCCTATCGCGAGGGGTTCGATGCTGTCGTCTCCGAGTTCGAAGTCGACACCGACCCAGAGACACTCGTCGAACGACACCACGAGGCTGAACTCGCAGCGACGACCGTCGCCGACTCGGCACGGCGTGGACTCTCGACGGTCGCTTCTCGCTACCCGACTGGCATCCTCACGAACGGTGCACCGGCGATGCAACGGGCGAAACTCGAACGGCACGACCTCGAATCCATCGTCGATGCCGTCGTCGTGTCGAACGACCCCGAAGTCGCGTCTCGAAAACCAGCTGCTGGAATCTTCGAGGCTGCCGAAGCGGCGCTCCCTGCCGACGAGTACGTCTACGTCGGCGACACCTACGACGAGGACATCGTCGGTGCCCGACGCGCGGGGTGGGATGCACTCCACGTCGGTGACGATGGTCCAGAAACCGACCCCGCGCGGGTCGAATCGGTCGAAGACGCAGTCGCTCAGTTGCTCGACTGA
- a CDS encoding succinylglutamate desuccinylase/aspartoacylase domain-containing protein, producing MRIYELGDGTPEVSVVGSIHGDEPCGARAIERFVAEDPDVERPVKLIIANEEALDEDVRYLDEDLNRAFPGDPHAESHEKRLAHDLGREVRGTTAFSIHSTQSYAEPFAIVDTVDAISRSILPRLPVDVAVETNNFAEGRLIEHAHTVEVEAGLQKSDEAADNAYWLIRAFLTATNVLPAPAVASDGGNDVESQTEDDRLKLAAPEEDSLEVFKLLERIPKPDAEEYEVLANNFKVVEEGEAFARAGDELFTAEKDFYPILLSAYGYADIFGYAGQKVGELP from the coding sequence ATGCGAATCTACGAACTCGGTGACGGCACCCCGGAAGTGTCAGTCGTCGGGTCGATTCACGGTGACGAACCGTGTGGCGCGCGGGCCATCGAACGGTTCGTTGCGGAAGACCCAGACGTCGAACGCCCGGTGAAACTCATCATCGCCAACGAGGAAGCACTCGACGAGGACGTTCGGTACCTCGACGAGGACCTCAATCGTGCCTTCCCGGGCGACCCACACGCTGAGAGTCACGAAAAGCGCCTCGCCCACGACCTGGGCCGCGAAGTCCGTGGGACGACTGCCTTTTCTATCCACTCGACGCAGTCGTACGCTGAACCGTTCGCCATCGTCGACACCGTCGATGCGATTTCTCGTTCTATCCTCCCTCGACTCCCCGTCGACGTGGCCGTCGAGACGAACAACTTCGCGGAAGGGCGCCTCATCGAACACGCCCACACCGTCGAAGTCGAAGCAGGTCTGCAGAAATCAGACGAAGCTGCCGACAACGCATACTGGCTGATTCGGGCGTTCCTCACCGCGACGAACGTCCTTCCAGCGCCGGCCGTCGCAAGCGACGGTGGCAACGACGTGGAGTCTCAGACGGAAGACGACCGACTGAAACTCGCTGCACCCGAGGAAGATAGCCTCGAGGTGTTCAAACTGCTCGAGCGAATTCCCAAGCCCGATGCCGAGGAGTACGAAGTCCTCGCGAACAACTTCAAGGTAGTCGAGGAGGGAGAAGCCTTCGCACGCGCCGGCGACGAGCTATTCACCGCCGAGAAAGACTTCTACCCCATCTTGCTCTCTGCGTACGGCTACGCCGACATCTTCGGCTACGCCGGGCAGAAAGTCGGTGAACTTCCGTAA
- a CDS encoding UPF0179 family protein, whose protein sequence is MTSVTLVGARLTDPGTEFVYHGESSACEGCPYRRQCLNLTEGVRYRVLGVRENTQVLDCAVHDEGVRAVEVETAAVTANVPSKGAYAGSKASLQGPCPHTECPSHQYCVPEGAEFDQEYRISDVIGDPPHQHCYLDRNLTLVEFEAADE, encoded by the coding sequence ATGACCTCCGTCACACTCGTCGGTGCCCGGTTGACAGACCCGGGGACCGAGTTCGTCTACCACGGTGAATCGAGCGCCTGTGAGGGGTGCCCCTATCGCCGCCAGTGTCTCAACCTCACCGAAGGCGTCCGGTACCGCGTCCTCGGCGTCCGTGAGAACACGCAGGTGCTCGACTGCGCCGTCCACGACGAGGGCGTCCGTGCCGTCGAAGTCGAAACCGCCGCAGTGACAGCAAACGTCCCGTCGAAGGGTGCCTACGCCGGCAGCAAAGCCAGTTTACAGGGTCCGTGCCCGCACACCGAGTGCCCGAGTCACCAGTACTGCGTCCCCGAGGGTGCCGAGTTCGACCAGGAGTACCGCATCAGCGACGTCATCGGCGACCCACCGCACCAACACTGTTATCTCGACCGAAATCTGACGCTCGTCGAGTTCGAAGCGGCCGACGAATAG
- a CDS encoding PrkA family serine protein kinase — protein MRDYIRDADEDLRGTYEEPMTLAEYVEAAFQSPSIASHASKYLLEAIESMGTRPVVEQGEEKERYRFFDDPANDGEHAVLGNTDVLNAFVDDLRTIAADRGKAEKIVWFDGPTATGKSELKRCLINGLREYSKTDAGRRYTVEWNIANAADTRGLSYGGEVESDDEDWYESPVQSHPLSVFPGDVRKRLLSDLNQTNGDHIPIDVDEALDPFCREAYVYLEEEYRRAGRQDLFSAATDEKHLRVKNYVVDVGRGIGVLHSEDDGSPKERLVGSWMPSMLRELNSRGRKNPQAFSYDGVLSQGNGLLTIVEDATQHADLLQKLLNVPDEGHVKLDKGIGMDIDTQLVIISNPDLDAELDKFADRNGRDPLKALKRRLNKHEFRYLTNLSLEAELIRRELANETSVWTDAPEQMAERVAEAITLDVREGPGAVRARELAPHAIEAAALYSVVTRLDPEDIPLDPDLELNLVDKALLFDRGYLQVGDQRREVSAFDFIGDIEGTHGIPVTFTRDVIADLLHERLDRHHPDLDVSAVVMPSDVLDAMVDELPDAPVFSRAESSEYEGRVSMVKAYIFDQQEDDVLDAVLADKGVQRETVEEYVEHVYAWASDDQIETERGPIDPDPLLMKLFETEHLGRFSNDDYERNDPSEEVEAFRNEKVITALNRYAWENRDEGFTVSDVDLTEIPVIRTVLETHAWEDVRRLFPDLDPRQWDDPPANTETARVKDRTIEELKKRGYTAASAELTSRVVMKEVSYTWD, from the coding sequence ATGCGAGATTACATTCGCGACGCCGACGAGGACCTTCGCGGCACCTACGAGGAGCCGATGACACTCGCCGAGTACGTCGAAGCGGCGTTCCAGTCGCCCTCGATTGCGTCACACGCGTCGAAGTATCTCCTCGAAGCCATCGAGTCGATGGGGACTCGGCCCGTGGTCGAACAGGGTGAAGAGAAGGAGCGCTACCGCTTCTTCGACGACCCGGCCAACGACGGAGAACACGCAGTCCTCGGGAACACCGACGTGCTGAACGCGTTCGTCGACGACCTCAGAACCATTGCCGCCGACCGCGGCAAAGCCGAGAAAATCGTCTGGTTCGACGGGCCGACTGCCACGGGGAAATCCGAGTTGAAACGCTGTCTCATCAACGGACTGCGTGAGTACTCGAAGACCGACGCCGGCCGCCGATACACCGTCGAGTGGAACATCGCGAACGCCGCCGACACGCGCGGGCTCTCCTACGGGGGCGAAGTCGAGTCCGACGACGAAGACTGGTACGAGAGTCCGGTCCAGTCACACCCGCTTTCGGTCTTCCCGGGCGACGTCCGAAAGCGGTTGCTCAGTGACCTCAATCAGACCAACGGTGACCACATCCCCATCGACGTCGACGAAGCGCTCGACCCGTTCTGCCGCGAGGCGTACGTCTACCTCGAAGAGGAGTACCGACGCGCTGGCCGGCAGGACCTCTTCAGCGCCGCCACGGACGAGAAGCACCTCCGCGTGAAGAACTACGTCGTCGACGTGGGGAGAGGAATCGGTGTCCTCCACTCTGAAGACGACGGGTCGCCGAAAGAGCGACTCGTCGGGTCGTGGATGCCGAGCATGCTCCGCGAACTGAACTCTCGGGGGCGCAAGAACCCACAGGCGTTCAGCTACGACGGCGTCCTCTCGCAGGGGAACGGCCTCCTCACAATCGTCGAAGACGCGACACAGCACGCCGACTTGCTCCAGAAACTCCTGAACGTCCCCGACGAGGGACACGTCAAACTGGACAAAGGCATCGGGATGGACATCGACACCCAACTCGTCATCATCTCGAACCCAGACCTCGACGCCGAACTCGACAAGTTCGCGGACAGAAACGGACGGGACCCGCTGAAGGCCCTCAAACGACGCCTGAACAAACACGAGTTCCGCTACCTGACGAACCTCTCGCTGGAGGCAGAACTCATCCGCCGCGAACTGGCGAACGAGACGAGCGTCTGGACCGACGCGCCCGAGCAGATGGCCGAACGCGTCGCCGAAGCAATCACGCTGGACGTTCGAGAGGGGCCGGGGGCAGTTCGCGCGCGCGAACTCGCACCACACGCCATCGAAGCGGCGGCACTCTACAGCGTCGTGACGCGCCTCGACCCCGAGGACATCCCGCTCGACCCCGACTTGGAACTGAATCTCGTAGACAAGGCGCTGTTGTTCGACCGTGGCTACTTGCAGGTCGGCGACCAGCGCCGCGAGGTGTCTGCGTTCGATTTCATCGGCGACATCGAAGGAACGCACGGGATTCCCGTGACGTTCACGCGCGACGTTATCGCCGACTTGCTCCACGAACGACTCGACCGACACCACCCCGACCTCGACGTGTCGGCAGTGGTCATGCCATCGGACGTCCTCGACGCGATGGTAGACGAGTTACCGGACGCACCGGTGTTCTCGCGCGCCGAGTCGTCGGAGTACGAAGGCCGTGTCTCGATGGTCAAAGCGTACATCTTCGACCAGCAGGAAGACGACGTGCTCGACGCCGTGTTGGCCGACAAGGGCGTCCAGCGCGAGACGGTCGAAGAGTACGTCGAACACGTCTACGCGTGGGCATCGGACGACCAAATCGAGACCGAACGCGGTCCCATCGACCCCGACCCGTTGCTCATGAAACTCTTCGAGACCGAACACCTCGGTCGGTTCTCGAACGACGACTACGAGCGGAACGACCCCTCTGAGGAAGTCGAGGCGTTCCGCAACGAGAAGGTCATCACGGCGCTCAACCGCTACGCGTGGGAGAACCGTGACGAGGGATTCACCGTCTCTGACGTCGACCTGACCGAGATACCCGTCATCCGGACGGTCCTCGAGACGCACGCGTGGGAAGACGTGCGCCGCCTGTTCCCGGACCTCGACCCGAGACAGTGGGACGACCCGCCGGCGAACACCGAGACGGCCCGCGTCAAAGACCGAACTATCGAAGAGCTGAAAAAGCGCGGCTACACCGCCGCGTCGGCCGAACTCACGAGTCGCGTCGTGATGAAGGAAGTGAGTTACACATGGGACTGA